CAAATGGTTATTTAAAAATTCCAGTCAATGAATTGGAAATATCAATAAGATTTGTAAAAAATGTTTTAGGAATTAATTTTTGAGAAGAGGGAAATCCAAAATCAAATGAACCTCAAATGTAAGAGATAATATTATCTCTTTTTTTATTTGTTATAATTAGTTTAAAGGTGAAAAAAATGAAAAAATTATTAACTGCAATATCATCAATTAATATATTTAGTTTATCTTTTTATGTTATTTCTTGTGGAGTTGATCCAACAGAAGTTAATTATGATAATGCAAATCATAGATATATTTTAGAAAATTCTTTTTTTAATGGAATAGAAGAAAATAAAAAATATTTTAAACTTTTACCAAATTTAGAAACAATTAAAGAAGAAAGCCAAAGCTCTCAATTAATTTTTAGTGATGATAATTATTTGAAATTTGATTGTAAATTATATAATTGCTCACCAGATGATTTTAATGGGGTTAATGTTTCAACTGATGAATATAATTCACCAACAGATTTAACTGATTTTAATCAAATTTTAAAAATTCAAACAGCATATGATGAATTAGCTTACTGATTTCAAATTATGCCATTTTCGAGTGAGGAAAAATATATTATTTATGATTTTTCCACATTATCTTTGAATGTTGATTATTCAAAAAATTTATATTTCTTTGATAAAACAGAAGAAAATTTTATTAAATTATTTTCTCAACAAATTTTAAATATTTCAAAACAAGCTGAAATAATAACTAAGGAATTTAACTTTATTATGGAAGAAAATACTTTAAATGTGGATTTATTTAATAAATACCTTTTAAAATCAACAGCAAAGTTTGATTCTGATTCAAAAGTTCTTATTTTTCAACCAAAACCAAAAAACCAAATTAATGAATTAAGTGAGCAAGAAGAAATAGAACAGGTTGAATATTACTCACCTTCTGAGATAGAATCAGAAATTAAAAGAATTTTATCTTTTTATCAACCAAATTTGGCTTTTAAAACTGAAGAACAAAAAAATAGTGATGAAAGCAATGAAGAAATTCAATTTTATGTTTCAAAAAAATCTTCAAATTTAGACTTTTTTAATATTAGTGATTCTGAAATTGTAGAAAATATTTGAATTGAAGAAGCAATAATCCCTGATCCTGAAACACCTGATCCTGAAACACCTGATCCTGAAACACCTGATCCTGAAGTAAATACAATAAGATTAAAAATTCCAAAAGCAAAAGAATTTTTATTTATAAATTATGAACAAAAATTTATTTTAAATAAAAAAAGTGATGGGGGAAGTAAATAATATGAAAAAATTACTACTTATATTTTCTTCATTTTCAATATTTTCATTTCCAGTTTTAGTTACAGCTTGTGAAGCAATTGAAACTTTTCCTTCAAAAAATTTCTCAACTACAACTAATGTTATTAATAAATTTTTTAGTGAGGAAATAAATAAAATAAAGCCATATAATTTTAAATATTTACAATTAATAAATAATTCATGAGAACATATTGGATTTGAATCAAATCTTTCAACTCATAAGGCAAATAATGTTATTTTTGATTCTAGTAATTTAACTATCGAGGAAAAGTCATTCGTAGATATTTTATCAAGCCTTTATAACCCAATAATAATGGATGATGAAATAAATTTTACAGGATTAACTTTTGCAATTGAAAATATTTTTTTAAATTCAATTACTTTGAATAAAGAATTTGAATCAGTTGCACAATCTGAAATTGCAATTACAATTAAGAAAGGTTGAAAAATATCTGGAAAATTATTATTAACATTGGAAACATCAAGTAATGATTTAATTCCTAAAGAAGAGACTTTTCAATTTATAAATAAAATTATTGAAAGTTTGAAATTTAATTTTAAAATTCAAGAAAATTATGAATTTGAGGAAACTGAAGAAATTGCAGATGATTACGATTTTTATATTACTGGTAACATTGATTCAATAATATTTGATTCTTTTAGAGAAGAACTATTGAAAAAACAATTTATTTTAAATGGTTTAAATTTAAAAAATAGTGATATTCAATATGAAGAAATTGAATCAAATGGGGAAGATTTAATAAAAACAATTACAATTGCGGGAATTAAATATAGGTTTGTATAAAAAAAATAAAATATTACAGTAATATTTTATTTTTTAAATATTACTTTACTTTCTAACATTTTATTAATTAAACTTAATTTTGAGTATAATTCATCACAGATCATAATTCCTTTATTAAAAATAATGATTTTTGAATTGCTATTTAAATTTTGAGGATTTAAATTAGTTATTTCATTTTCATCAATATCTGCACCAATGATTGTATTAAAATAATGTTCAATAATTTCACTTGCCATTTTTTTCTCTATAAAACTCTTATCTGATTCTAAAATTTCTAACTCATCTTCATAATTTTTGCTTTGAATTGGATTTTGTTTTGATCATATTTTTAATTTTTCTAAACTTATTTTATAATTTTCATTAATTATATATTCTATATCTTCAAGTAAAACATCTTCAATTAAAGTATCTTCTCCAATTTTACTTAATAGTGTTTCTAGAGTATCAACTGAATATTTAATATTTCTTGTTATATTATTTATTTGCATTTTAATTATAATTTCTGTTATTTTTTCTTGAATATTGTTTGGATTTTTATTTAAAGTTTCAATTAGTTCTGATTGAATTTCATCCCCGATAATTTTTAAATTTCCTTTTGCATTGTTATTAAAACTATATTTTGCAATAAAGGCCTTTAATTCTTCTAATGAATCAATATTTGCAACACTTTCTTTTATTCCATTTAAAATATAATTCATTATTTTTATATCAGGTTTAAAATCACCAAAAGTTTGATCTGAATTTTCTAAAAAGCCAAGACGCAGACTATCAACTTTTTCTAAGAAAAAATCTTTAAATCATTGACCTGAGATATTATTTATGAATTCTTTTAAAGTAGTTATTTTTTTCATTTTTTTCACCTTAGAAATATAATATCTTATAAAACAAAAATTTTATATATTATTATTATGTTATTATATTTTAAAGTAGGTATTAAATATGAAAAAAAATTCAATTCAAATCATTGATGATGGTTTTTTTTTATTAAATGAAAGACAAAATTTTAGATTTGATAAAAATATTGCAAAACAATTACTTGAAAACATTCAATTTCCAATAATTGTTTTAGATACTGAATTTTTTAATCATTCACATGATATTGGTGAGTTTGATACTAAATTGTATGATGAAAAAAATAAGGATTTAGTATATGTTATTCAATATTCTTTTGCAAAATCTTTAAAAGAAATTTCAAATAGAGATAATAAAAAAGCAATAAAATCAATAACAATAAAAAGAGGATATAGAGACTATTCATATGATTTTCATAGTCAGTACTCAAAAATGATTAAATCTTTCTTAAATATGTGCCGTAATAAAGAAATAAGAACAATTGTTTGTGCTGGAGCAAGCAACGATGTTAAAATTATAAATCAATGAATTAATGATAATAAAAGTTTATTTACAAGAAAACAATTAAATATGGCTTTTTATAATAAAGAAAAAAAAGAATTAAATGCAAATTACTTTGATATTTATCAAATATTGGAAAATTCATTTTCTTTTTCAAATACAAGAAAAAATGGTCTTGAATTTTGAAATAAAAATAATTTGCCTGTTGGAAAACAAAATGATGAGATGATTTCTTTAACAAGTACTAAAAAATTTTTTGATTGATTTGAAGAAATAAATAGTGATATTTTTAAAGCAGAAAAAGAAGAGATATATTCAATGTGCTGTAGTGCCTATTCTTTTTTTTCAAGACCTAAAAAAATGGATATGAGTTTTGAACAATATAAATTAATGAATAAAAATATTAAAAAAGTAATTGATCATTGTTATAACGATGTTTTAAAAGTATTAATTTTTTTAACATTTATCTATGAATTTACTTATCAACCCTATAATAAAAATAGTTATATTCAAAAATAAAAGGAGAAATTATGAAAATATTATTTATTGGTACAGGTGCAATGGGTGAAGCAGTTTTAAAGTCAGTTACTGATAATTTAAATAATGATGAAATTTCTATTATTAATAGAAATTTATTAAAATCTAAAAAAATTTCAGAAAAATATAACTGTAAGTTTTTGACACAGTTTGAAGAAATTAAGTCAATTAAATTTGATATTTATATAATTGGGGTTAGACCAATTGACATCAATCAAGTATTGATTGATTTAGATAAAATTGATATTTCAAACAGTTTGATAATAAGTATGGTAAATGCTTTATCAATAAGTACAATTCAATCTGCATTTATTAAATCAAAAGATATTTCGATTATTAGAATGATACCAAATATGAACGCTATAATTGGTAAATCATTAACTAGTTATACAACATTTGGAAGTGATATTAAAATAATTCAAAAAGGAGTAAATATTTTAAAAACTTTTGGCGAAATTTTTGGAATTAATGAAGAAAATTACCCATCATTTGTAACTTTAACAGGAACATCTCCTGCATATATATTTGCTTTTTTAAACGCTTTTGAGGAATTTGGTATTGAAAATAACTATGAACCAAAATTTTTAAAAGAACTTATTGCAAAACAATTTATAAACACAATTGAAAATTGAAAAAATAATGATAAAAAAACTGTTGAACTAATTTCTGAAATTTGTGTCCCTAATGGTTCAACAATAGCAGGCTATGAGGTTCTATTAGAAAATAAATTTAATAATATTGTTAAAAAATGTCTTAATAAATCAAAAGAAAAGTGTTAATTTTAGTTAAAATTTTATTATTTGGTTTACCTTAAAAATCAAACTTATTTATTTTATTGATTACGTGGAAAGAAAAATTTAGGGGAAAAATAACTGAATAAAGCATATTAAAACTACCACAAAATGGCAGTTTTTTTGTTTATGAAAAAAGGTTATTTGTTTTTGAAAAGGAGAAAAGCAATAATAATGAGGTAAAACTTTTACCGCTAAATCTTAGATATAATAAGATTAATAATATTAATATTAGAGACTTAAATTCAAATAAAGATAGTTTTAGAGAAAGTACTTAGAAGTAACAAAGGAATTATTGAAATATGAAGATATTTTACAAGATATGATACAAGAAAAAAAAATAATAAATTATGCCTAGATGATAATCATAAAATTTATAGATATATAGTTTTATGTATCAATATTTATTTTCAATATTTGAAATAATTGATAAAAGTTCAATATTAGTAATGGTTATTAAATATGTTTAGAAAGTAAATAAAATTTATCCTTTGATAAAATATGAAGTGAAAACTTATGTTATAAAATTAATAAATTAACTATAGTTAAAATTTACACTGAATCAATTAATCAGAACAAAAAATCTACTAATTCAATGTGAAATAGAGTAGAAAAATCAACAAGAATTGATAAAAATTATATATTGAAAAAATAATTATTTTTTAATATTTTAAAGTAAACT
This genomic window from Spiroplasma taiwanense CT-1 contains:
- a CDS encoding pyrroline-5-carboxylate reductase family protein, which translates into the protein MKILFIGTGAMGEAVLKSVTDNLNNDEISIINRNLLKSKKISEKYNCKFLTQFEEIKSIKFDIYIIGVRPIDINQVLIDLDKIDISNSLIISMVNALSISTIQSAFIKSKDISIIRMIPNMNAIIGKSLTSYTTFGSDIKIIQKGVNILKTFGEIFGINEENYPSFVTLTGTSPAYIFAFLNAFEEFGIENNYEPKFLKELIAKQFINTIENWKNNDKKTVELISEICVPNGSTIAGYEVLLENKFNNIVKKCLNKSKEKC